In Neisseria animalis, a single window of DNA contains:
- the serC gene encoding phosphoserine transaminase, which produces MSVRPIYNFSAGPAVLPESVLRTAQQEMLDYNGTGFSVVEMSHRSDMFMSILYHAKQDLRQLLAIPNNYKVLFLQGGATTQFNMVAMNLAHGFKRADAVVTGNWSRLAYEQMPLLTDARIHLAAHGGEQFGYYNLPAVESWDIDKDSAFVHFVSNETVHGLQYQTMPKLADGMPPLVCDMSSEILSREINVADFGLIYAGAQKNIGPAGVTVVIIREDLLARCPKNIPAVFNYQTHIDKDGMYNTPATYPIYMSGLVFRWLQTQGGVKKIEAVNQLKAQKLYQAIDGSGGFYQNPIADGARSKMNVIFKTANADLDKKFIQEAELCGLRLLKGYKSIGGMRASIYNAMPLEGVEALIDFMADFQRRYG; this is translated from the coding sequence ATGTCTGTCCGCCCGATTTACAATTTCTCCGCCGGTCCTGCCGTATTGCCGGAATCCGTATTGCGTACTGCACAGCAAGAAATGCTGGACTACAACGGTACTGGCTTTTCCGTTGTTGAGATGAGCCACCGTTCGGATATGTTCATGAGCATTCTGTATCATGCCAAACAGGATTTGCGCCAACTGCTGGCTATTCCTAACAACTATAAAGTGCTTTTTTTACAAGGCGGCGCGACTACCCAATTCAATATGGTTGCCATGAATCTGGCGCACGGTTTCAAGCGTGCGGATGCGGTGGTAACGGGCAACTGGAGCCGTTTGGCATATGAGCAGATGCCGCTGCTGACTGATGCCCGCATTCATCTGGCGGCACACGGCGGCGAGCAGTTCGGTTATTACAATCTGCCTGCTGTGGAGAGTTGGGATATTGATAAAGATTCGGCTTTCGTACATTTTGTCAGCAATGAAACGGTACACGGCTTACAATACCAAACGATGCCGAAACTTGCAGACGGCATGCCGCCGCTGGTTTGCGATATGTCGAGCGAGATTTTATCGCGCGAAATCAATGTGGCGGATTTTGGTCTGATTTATGCCGGCGCACAGAAAAACATCGGGCCGGCCGGCGTAACGGTGGTGATTATTCGGGAAGATTTGCTGGCACGCTGCCCTAAGAATATTCCTGCTGTGTTCAATTATCAAACGCATATCGATAAAGACGGTATGTACAACACGCCCGCAACTTATCCGATTTATATGTCGGGTTTGGTATTCCGCTGGCTGCAAACCCAAGGCGGTGTGAAAAAAATTGAAGCCGTCAATCAGTTGAAAGCGCAAAAGCTGTACCAAGCCATTGATGGCAGCGGCGGTTTTTACCAAAATCCAATTGCAGACGGCGCGCGCTCGAAGATGAATGTGATTTTCAAAACTGCCAACGCGGATTTGGACAAAAAATTCATACAAGAAGCGGAGCTGTGCGGCCTGCGTTTGCTAAAAGGCTACAAATCCATCGGCGGCATGCGCGCCAGCATTTACAATGCCATGCCTTTGGAAGGTGTAGAAGCCTTAATCGACTTTATGGCGGATTTCCAACGCCGTTACGGTTAA
- a CDS encoding LysR family transcriptional regulator, whose protein sequence is MKHAFLEAFIAIAVTKSLTRAAEQLNITQSTVSYRLKQLEDALGSVLIHREPGSKEARLTVQGEKFLKIAVNWLTLSEEIKQFKQEENHVTVHIGAIESLNLHILPPLYQTIARSGYCKLDICNLHSREIVSQVANRRLDLGLITDVTHKETHIQLEELLKEDIWVAGRSLPPPSTPLTPEMLDGRQEIYIEWGWHYHLWRQGIFADGLSGIRCDSLNTALPLLEHDGWMFVPTSLCRMLMQQYGLMCRPLYGSTPWRRIFLVSHNHIPASKNAALEHIKTTLRSWFADFSVLSNPLTRI, encoded by the coding sequence GTGAAACACGCCTTTTTAGAAGCATTTATCGCCATCGCCGTAACCAAAAGCCTGACCCGGGCGGCCGAACAGCTCAACATTACCCAATCCACCGTCAGCTACCGCCTCAAACAATTGGAAGATGCTTTAGGCAGCGTATTAATCCACAGAGAACCCGGCAGCAAAGAAGCCCGACTGACCGTACAGGGAGAGAAATTTCTGAAAATCGCCGTCAACTGGCTTACCCTGTCTGAAGAAATCAAACAGTTCAAACAAGAAGAAAACCACGTTACCGTACACATCGGTGCTATTGAAAGTCTGAATCTGCACATTCTGCCTCCCCTGTATCAAACCATCGCCCGCAGCGGCTATTGCAAACTCGATATATGCAACTTACACAGCAGGGAAATTGTCAGCCAAGTGGCCAACCGCAGACTTGATTTAGGGCTGATTACCGACGTTACCCATAAAGAAACCCATATACAGCTTGAAGAATTGCTGAAAGAAGACATTTGGGTCGCAGGGCGCTCACTTCCGCCTCCCTCAACTCCTCTTACTCCGGAAATGCTTGATGGTAGGCAGGAAATCTATATTGAATGGGGCTGGCATTACCATTTGTGGCGGCAAGGCATTTTTGCAGACGGCCTCAGCGGCATCCGCTGCGACTCCCTCAATACCGCCCTTCCCCTGTTAGAACACGACGGCTGGATGTTTGTACCCACCAGTCTCTGCCGAATGCTCATGCAGCAATACGGGCTGATGTGCCGACCGTTGTACGGCTCTACACCGTGGCGGCGGATATTTTTAGTCAGCCACAACCATATTCCGGCTTCTAAAAATGCTGCGTTGGAACACATCAAAACTACCCTGAGAAGTTGGTTTGCAGATTTTTCCGTCCTTTCCAATCCCCTTACCCGCATTTAA
- a CDS encoding aminotransferase class V-fold PLP-dependent enzyme, whose product MMMFTPSLSAEIRSRFAFVEHDPDYGSRLFFDNSGGSLRLKEAVRVKETIDLLPDCSERQHRRAVDFQEWIERGTQDILQVMFGTKRGALMVEQSASQAMFQIVAAIMEHIGGGNAVTTNVEHPSAYDAVKFYCQKNGCEFRVAQVGRDGFVTPEAVAEQVDGQTVLVSVIASSNISGNIMDLAGIIRAVKEKNPQAYIITDAVQHMPHGTLDVEALGLDAANFAPYKFFGSRGVGFAYLSPRLATLPHHKLLDKPADFWILGTPTPALFASFSAVIDYVCWLGKQCGGHGGRRELYLEGMHAIEQQERFLLHRLLEGGGEVPGLRHQPKVKVYADSPDLSRRDLIVAMGIDGWDFEALRQAYDQAGVVVYERVNSSIYSRRIVEALGLTGALRVSPLHCHTAADIDRFLTITAELAS is encoded by the coding sequence ATGATGATGTTTACACCGTCTTTATCGGCAGAAATCCGCAGCCGCTTTGCTTTTGTCGAGCATGATCCTGATTACGGATCCCGTTTGTTTTTCGATAATTCGGGCGGTTCACTGCGTTTGAAAGAAGCCGTCAGAGTAAAGGAAACAATAGACTTGCTTCCGGATTGCTCGGAAAGGCAGCACCGTAGAGCCGTGGATTTTCAGGAATGGATTGAACGGGGAACCCAAGATATTTTGCAAGTCATGTTTGGCACAAAAAGAGGCGCATTGATGGTGGAGCAGAGTGCTTCACAGGCGATGTTTCAGATTGTTGCCGCCATTATGGAACATATCGGTGGTGGTAATGCGGTTACAACCAATGTCGAACACCCGTCTGCTTATGATGCAGTCAAGTTTTATTGTCAGAAAAACGGTTGCGAATTCCGTGTTGCTCAGGTCGGGAGAGATGGTTTCGTTACCCCTGAGGCTGTAGCGGAGCAAGTAGATGGGCAAACGGTTTTGGTGAGCGTGATCGCTTCGTCTAATATTTCAGGAAACATTATGGATTTGGCCGGCATTATCCGTGCGGTCAAAGAAAAAAATCCGCAAGCTTATATCATTACGGATGCCGTACAGCATATGCCGCATGGCACTTTAGATGTAGAAGCATTGGGATTGGACGCCGCAAATTTCGCACCGTATAAATTTTTTGGCAGCAGAGGTGTAGGATTTGCCTATCTTTCCCCCAGACTGGCGACACTGCCTCATCACAAACTGCTGGACAAACCTGCTGATTTTTGGATTTTAGGTACGCCCACCCCTGCGTTATTTGCTTCGTTTTCCGCAGTTATCGACTATGTGTGTTGGCTGGGAAAACAGTGCGGCGGTCATGGCGGACGGCGTGAACTGTATTTGGAGGGTATGCACGCAATCGAGCAACAGGAACGTTTTTTGCTGCACCGCTTATTGGAAGGAGGCGGGGAAGTTCCCGGCTTGCGCCACCAGCCCAAGGTAAAAGTGTATGCAGACAGTCCGGATTTATCCCGTAGGGATTTGATTGTTGCTATGGGGATTGACGGTTGGGATTTTGAAGCACTACGCCAAGCCTACGATCAAGCGGGTGTTGTGGTGTATGAAAGGGTGAACAGCAGTATTTATTCCCGCCGTATTGTTGAAGCATTGGGGCTGACCGGTGCTTTGCGTGTTTCTCCCCTGCATTGCCATACGGCAGCGGATATTGACCGTTTTTTAACCATTACGGCCGAATTGGCAAGCTAA
- a CDS encoding dicarboxylate/amino acid:cation symporter, whose amino-acid sequence MMKQFSLSTKVAIGFVIGIVLGLIFKEDILIIKPIGTIFLTLIKMIVVPLVFFSIASSVAGIDNIQRLRRIGTQTLLYYVLTTLIAGCIGLFVAHLLKPGAGIDIAALPISAQTMESKEIPGIGQTLVGMFPANPFQSLVEGNLVQVIVFSLFLGISVVLLGEKAQLVKNLMNTGTEVMYKMTSLVMAFSPYGVAALIACSIGEYGIQIFGPLARFILTDYLGLLAVILSMYLLMLKFIAKVPVGMFFKKILPIWAVTASTTSSSGTLPVTTEIVEKKMGVHNELAQFTLPVGATMNMNGAVVYYAAAVIFVSQIYGVELDLTSQIILILLTALVSIGSPGIPGGGIVMTVMLLSTMGLPLEIMGLIAGMYRILDMGHTTLNVTGDVVSTLCIARKENMLDQEIFKS is encoded by the coding sequence ATGATGAAACAATTCAGTTTATCGACCAAAGTTGCCATTGGTTTTGTCATCGGTATTGTGTTGGGTCTGATATTTAAAGAAGATATTCTCATCATTAAACCGATAGGAACGATTTTTCTTACGCTCATCAAAATGATTGTTGTGCCGCTGGTGTTTTTCTCCATCGCTTCAAGCGTTGCCGGTATCGACAATATCCAACGCTTACGGCGCATCGGTACCCAAACCTTATTGTATTATGTGCTGACTACCTTAATCGCAGGCTGTATCGGGTTGTTTGTTGCGCATCTGCTCAAACCCGGCGCAGGGATTGATATTGCCGCATTACCTATATCTGCTCAAACAATGGAAAGTAAGGAAATTCCCGGTATCGGGCAGACGCTTGTCGGAATGTTTCCTGCCAATCCGTTTCAATCTTTGGTAGAAGGGAATTTGGTGCAGGTGATTGTGTTTTCTCTGTTTTTAGGAATTTCCGTTGTGTTGTTGGGAGAAAAAGCGCAGTTGGTCAAAAATCTGATGAATACCGGCACGGAGGTAATGTATAAAATGACTTCTTTGGTCATGGCATTTTCTCCTTACGGGGTGGCCGCACTTATTGCCTGCTCTATTGGAGAGTACGGCATACAGATTTTTGGTCCGCTCGCCCGTTTTATTTTGACCGATTATTTGGGGTTGCTTGCCGTAATCTTGTCGATGTATCTGCTGATGCTCAAGTTTATTGCCAAAGTGCCTGTGGGAATGTTTTTCAAGAAAATATTGCCGATTTGGGCGGTAACCGCCAGCACCACCAGCAGTTCCGGTACTTTGCCGGTAACAACGGAAATTGTTGAAAAGAAAATGGGCGTGCATAACGAGTTGGCGCAATTTACCCTGCCTGTAGGGGCGACTATGAATATGAACGGGGCGGTCGTGTATTATGCTGCTGCAGTTATTTTCGTTTCTCAAATTTACGGCGTGGAGTTGGATCTGACTTCGCAAATAATCCTGATTCTGTTAACTGCTTTAGTCTCCATCGGCTCGCCCGGCATTCCCGGAGGAGGCATAGTGATGACGGTTATGCTGCTTTCAACCATGGGATTGCCGCTGGAAATTATGGGCTTGATTGCAGGCATGTACCGTATTCTCGATATGGGGCATACTACCTTAAATGTAACCGGCGATGTGGTCAGCACGCTGTGTATTGCCCGTAAAGAAAACATGCTGGATCAGGAAATATTCAAAAGCTGA
- the ilvD gene encoding dihydroxy-acid dehydratase yields the protein MPDYRSKTSTHGRNMAGARALWRATGVADADFGKPIIAIANSFTQFVPGHVHLHDMGQLVAREIEKAGAIAKEFNTIAVDDGIAMGHSGMLYSLPSRDLIADSIEYMVNAHCADALVCISNCDKITPGMLMAAMRLNIPTIFVSGGPMEAGKVIGAINIADERRLDLIDAMIEAADDNVSDAQIQEVEQNACPTCGSCSGMFTANSMNCLTEALGLSLPGNGSYLATHAGRKDLFLEAGRLIVEITRRYYEQNDESVLPRSIATKKAFENAMTMDIAMGGSTNTILHLLAVANEAGVDFKMADIDRLSRVVPCICKTAPNNHDYYMEDVHRAGGIFAILRELEKAGKLHTDVSTIHAPTLGEAIKQWDVTNPENTAAIERFKAAPGGVRTTEAFSQNRMWKTLDLDREKGCIRSVEHAYSQDGGLAVLFGNIAERGCVVKTAGVDDSILKFTGRARVFESQDAAVEGILANEITAGDIVIIRYEGPKGGPGMQEMLYPTSYLKSKGLGKACALLTDGRFSGGTSGLSIGHVSPEAAEGGAIGLVREGDTIEIDIPNRSINLAVSDEELAARRAEMESRGSKAWQPENRDRYVSQALRAYGLMATSADKGAVRDVSQIERKD from the coding sequence ATGCCGGACTACCGCTCCAAAACCTCCACCCACGGCCGCAACATGGCGGGCGCGCGCGCCTTGTGGCGCGCCACCGGCGTGGCCGATGCCGATTTCGGCAAACCGATTATCGCCATCGCCAACTCGTTCACCCAATTCGTGCCCGGCCATGTCCACCTGCACGATATGGGTCAGCTTGTGGCGCGCGAAATCGAAAAGGCCGGCGCGATTGCCAAAGAATTCAACACCATCGCGGTGGACGACGGCATCGCCATGGGACACAGCGGCATGCTGTATTCGCTGCCCAGCCGAGATTTGATTGCGGATTCCATCGAATACATGGTCAACGCCCACTGCGCCGACGCGCTGGTGTGCATTTCCAACTGCGACAAAATCACCCCCGGAATGCTGATGGCCGCCATGCGCCTCAATATTCCGACCATTTTCGTTTCCGGCGGCCCGATGGAGGCAGGGAAGGTGATCGGTGCCATCAATATTGCCGACGAACGCCGTTTGGATTTGATTGATGCGATGATTGAGGCGGCGGACGACAACGTTTCCGACGCGCAAATCCAAGAAGTCGAGCAAAACGCCTGCCCCACTTGCGGCTCCTGCTCCGGCATGTTCACCGCCAATTCCATGAACTGCCTCACCGAAGCACTGGGTCTGTCTCTGCCGGGCAACGGCTCTTATCTCGCCACTCATGCGGGACGCAAAGATTTGTTTTTGGAAGCAGGCCGTCTGATTGTGGAGATTACCCGCCGCTATTACGAGCAAAACGACGAAAGCGTTTTGCCGCGCAGCATCGCCACCAAAAAAGCCTTTGAAAACGCCATGACCATGGACATCGCCATGGGCGGCAGCACCAACACCATCCTGCACCTTCTGGCCGTAGCCAACGAAGCGGGCGTGGATTTCAAAATGGCCGACATCGACCGCTTGAGCCGCGTCGTGCCCTGCATCTGCAAAACCGCGCCCAACAACCACGACTACTACATGGAAGACGTGCACCGTGCGGGCGGCATTTTCGCCATCCTGCGCGAATTGGAAAAAGCAGGCAAACTGCATACCGATGTTTCCACCATCCACGCGCCGACTTTGGGCGAAGCCATCAAACAATGGGACGTAACCAATCCCGAAAACACCGCCGCCATCGAGCGTTTCAAAGCCGCGCCCGGCGGCGTGCGCACCACCGAAGCCTTCTCGCAAAACCGCATGTGGAAAACGCTGGACTTGGACAGGGAAAAAGGCTGTATCCGCAGCGTGGAACACGCCTACTCGCAAGACGGCGGTCTGGCGGTATTGTTCGGCAACATCGCCGAGCGCGGCTGCGTGGTGAAAACCGCCGGTGTGGACGACAGCATCCTCAAATTCACCGGCCGCGCCCGCGTGTTTGAAAGCCAGGATGCCGCCGTGGAAGGCATTCTCGCCAACGAAATCACGGCAGGCGACATCGTCATCATCCGTTACGAAGGCCCCAAAGGCGGCCCCGGCATGCAGGAAATGCTGTATCCGACTTCCTATTTGAAATCAAAAGGTTTGGGCAAAGCCTGCGCCCTGCTGACCGACGGACGCTTCTCCGGTGGCACCTCCGGCCTGAGCATCGGCCACGTTTCCCCCGAGGCGGCCGAGGGCGGCGCCATCGGTTTGGTGCGCGAAGGCGATACCATCGAAATCGACATCCCCAACCGCAGCATCAATCTGGCGGTGTCCGACGAAGAATTGGCCGCACGCCGCGCCGAAATGGAAAGCCGCGGCAGCAAAGCCTGGCAGCCTGAAAACCGCGACCGCTACGTTTCCCAAGCCCTGCGCGCCTACGGACTGATGGCGACCTCCGCCGACAAAGGCGCAGTTCGCGATGTCAGCCAAATCGAGCGTAAAGACTAA